One window of the Trifolium pratense cultivar HEN17-A07 linkage group LG2, ARS_RC_1.1, whole genome shotgun sequence genome contains the following:
- the LOC123904886 gene encoding transcription elongation factor SPT5-like: MSDLVFQSNVDTSEKTSETNEGEPQNPKTVSETIVPTADNPSQVNLESDADKKDPNPKSVETEMEDIPTEVETENADKSPTIAEMVTEKSTHVVPEEVVMPDGETSLNEAETAEKEATKETAVEKDVETTVTTSESSDEGTGTAQEDTSDDEEDTQSEESNKSMSTNEKENEADKTVEAEKEKAKDVVDVDDYETTKTAKRSTGGITKSKKKETLKRKKESSSDSDYDATEDVANISSPNPKKATTKKVPQGIEEAPCDNISFHRAAFALR, encoded by the exons atgtctgatttggtaTTTCAATCCAATGTCGATACATCTGAGAAAACATCTGAAACCAACGAAGGAGAACCTCAGAACCCTAAAACTGTGTCTGAAACAATTGTTCCAACCGCTGATAACCCGAGTCAGGTGAATTTAGAATCTGATGCTGATAAGAAGGACCCTAATCCTAAATCTGTTGAAACTGAAATGGAAGACATACCTACAGAAGTTGAAACAGAAAATGCtgataaatcaccaacaattgctgagatggtgaCTGAAAAATCAACCCATGTTGTTCCTGAAGAGGTTGTCATGCCAGATGGTGAGACATCTTTGAATGAAGCTGAAACTGCTGAGAAGGAAGCCACGAAGGAAACTGCTGTTGAgaaagatgttgagacaactgtcaCAACATCTGAATCTTCTGATGAAGGAACTGGAACTGCTCAAGAGGATACCTCTGATGATGAAGAGGACACTCAGTCTGAAGAGAGCAACAAGTCTATGTCCACAAATGAAAAGGAGAATGAAGCTGACAAGACTGTAGAagctgagaaagagaaagcaaaAGATGTAGTTGATGTTGATGACTATGAGACCACCAAGACTGCTAAAAgatcaactggtggtataacaaaaag CAAGAAGAAGGAGACCCTGAAAAGgaagaaggagtcatctagtgactcagattatgatgctaCTGAAGATGTTGCCAACATCTCATCTCCCAACCCTAAAAAGGCTACAACAAAGAAAGTTCCTCAAGGTATTGAAGAAGCTCCCTGTGACAACATCtctttccatcgtgctgcctttgcactaaGATGA
- the LOC123907861 gene encoding threonine--tRNA ligase, chloroplastic/mitochondrial 2 isoform X2, producing MAMAVQKLYPQAKVTIGPWIENGFYYDFDMEPLTDKDLKRIKKEMDRIISKNFPLVREEVSRDEAHRRISALNEPYKMEILEGIKEEPITIYHIGEEWWDLCAGPHVESTGNINRNAVELESIAGAYWRGDEKKPMLQRIYGTAWENEEQLKAYLHFKEEAKRRDHRRLGQDLDLFSIQEDAGGGLVFWHPKGAIVRHIIEDFWKKVHIERGYDLLYTPHVAKADLWKISGHLDFYKENMYDQMSIEDELYQLRPMNCPYHILVYKRKLHSYREFPIRVAELGTVYRYELSGSLHGLFRVRGFTQDDAHIFCLEDQIKDEIRGVLDLTEETLSQFGFDKYEINLSTQPEKSVGEDDIWEKATAALKEALDDKGWAYQIDDGGGAFYGPKIDVKIEDALGRKWQCSTIQVDFNLPQRFDITYVDANSEKKRPIMIHRAVLGSLERFFGVLIEHYAGDFPLWLSPVQARILPVTDAQLEYCKDVTNKLKKYGIRAEICHGERLPKLIRNAEKQKIPLMAVVGAKEIETQTVTVRSRFGGELGTMPVDVFISRIKLAIENTASL from the exons ATGGCAATGGCCGTTCAAAAGCTTTACCCTCAAGCAAAAGTTACAATCGGGCCTTGGATAGAAAATGGGTTTTATTACGACTTTGATATGGAACCTTTGACAGATAAAGATTTGAAGAGAATCAAGAAAGAGATG GACCGAATTATTAGCAAAAATTTTCCCCTTGTAAGAGAAGAAGTTTCAAGAGATGAAGCTCATAGAAGAATATCGGCTTTGAATGAACCATACAAGATGGAGATTTTGGAAGGCATTAAGGAAGAGCCCATCACAATTTATCATATTG GTGAGGAATGGTGGGACCTATGTGCTGGACCTCATGTTGAATCTACTGGAAATATTAATAGAAATGCAGTTGAACTTGAGTCTATTGCCGGTGCTTACTGGAGAGGAGATGAAAAGAAACCAATGCTGCAAAGGATATATGGTACTGCATGGGAGAATGAGGAGCAGTTGAAAGCTTATCTTCACTTCAAAGAAGAAGCTAAACGTCGGGATCATAGGCGCCTAGGGCAAGATCTTGATTTGTTTTCTATACAG GAGGATGCTGGTGGGGGTTTAGTTTTCTGGCACCCAAAGGGTGCTATTGTGAGACACATAATTGAGGATTTTTGGAAAAAAGTTCACATAGAACGTGGTTATGATCTATTGTATACACCACATGTGGCAAAAGCTGATCTTTGGAAGATCAGTGGTCATTTGGACTTCTACAAGGAGAATATGTATGACCAGATGAGCATTGAAGACGAGCTTTATCAACTTCGACCAATGAATTGTCCTTATCATATTTTGGTATACAAAAGGAAGCTTCATTCCTATCGTGAATTTCCTATTAGGGTAGCAGAATTGGGTACTGTTTATAGATATGAACTGTCTGGAAGTTTACACGGCCTTTTCCGCGTTAGAGGCTTCACACAG GATGATGCACACATATTTTGTTTAGAAGACCAGATTAAAGACGAGATCAGGGGTGTTCTGGATCTTACTGAAGAAACGTTATCGCAATTTGGTTTtgataaatatgaaataaatttatcTACACAACCTGAAAAATCTGTGGGAGAAGATGATATATGGGAAAAAGCTACCGCTGCTTTAAAAGAAGCTTTGGATGACAAAGGTTGGGCCTATCAAATTGATGACGGGGGAGGTGCCTTTTATGGGCCAAAGATAGATGTCAAGATTGAGGATGCTCTAGGGAGGAAGTGGCAGTGTTCAACCATACAG gttgattttaatttaccTCAGCGTTTTGACATCACATATGTTGACGCAAATTCTGAAAAAAAGAGACCAATAATGATCCATAGAGCAGTGCTTGGATCCTTGGAAAGATTCTTTGGCGTTCTTATAGAGCATTATGCCGGTGATTTCCCATTATGGCTTTCTCCAGTACAAGCTCGAATTTTACCTGTTACTGATGCCCAG CTTGAATACTGCAAGGATGTGACCAACAAACTGAAAAAATATGGCATCCGAGCTGAGATTTGTCACGGAGAGCGCCTGCCAAAGCTTATAAGAAATgcagaaaaacagaaaataccGTTGATGGCCGTTGTCGGCGCAAAGGAAATTGAAACACAAACTGTTACGGTTAGATCTAGGTTCGGTGGGGAACTTGGAACCATGCCAGTTGATGTTTTTATTAGCAGAATAAAGTTGGCTATAGAAAACACAGCATCACTATGA
- the LOC123907861 gene encoding threonine--tRNA ligase, chloroplastic/mitochondrial 2 isoform X1: MASTLFTIPMATTTLSSSSIPSFLKFHTPFRSLRFPTPIPTFFHRKFTTLAVATRPSQSVEVSDSDQQNKIVLPTNDSSHTLLRIRHTCAHVMAMAVQKLYPQAKVTIGPWIENGFYYDFDMEPLTDKDLKRIKKEMDRIISKNFPLVREEVSRDEAHRRISALNEPYKMEILEGIKEEPITIYHIGEEWWDLCAGPHVESTGNINRNAVELESIAGAYWRGDEKKPMLQRIYGTAWENEEQLKAYLHFKEEAKRRDHRRLGQDLDLFSIQEDAGGGLVFWHPKGAIVRHIIEDFWKKVHIERGYDLLYTPHVAKADLWKISGHLDFYKENMYDQMSIEDELYQLRPMNCPYHILVYKRKLHSYREFPIRVAELGTVYRYELSGSLHGLFRVRGFTQDDAHIFCLEDQIKDEIRGVLDLTEETLSQFGFDKYEINLSTQPEKSVGEDDIWEKATAALKEALDDKGWAYQIDDGGGAFYGPKIDVKIEDALGRKWQCSTIQVDFNLPQRFDITYVDANSEKKRPIMIHRAVLGSLERFFGVLIEHYAGDFPLWLSPVQARILPVTDAQLEYCKDVTNKLKKYGIRAEICHGERLPKLIRNAEKQKIPLMAVVGAKEIETQTVTVRSRFGGELGTMPVDVFISRIKLAIENTASL; the protein is encoded by the exons ATGGCTTCTACACTCTTCACCATTCCCATGGCTACAACAACACTTTCATCATCTTCTATTCCTTCTTTCCTTAAATTTCACACACCTTTTCGTTCCCTCCGTTTTCCTACTCCAATTCCAACCTTCTTCCACAGAAAATTCACCACTCTCGCCGTTGCCACACGTCCCTCCCAATCCGTCGAGGTTTCCGATTCCgaccaacaaaacaaaattgttctCCCTACTAACGATTCATCTCACACTCTTCTCAGAATCCGCCACACG TGTGCGCATGTGATGGCAATGGCCGTTCAAAAGCTTTACCCTCAAGCAAAAGTTACAATCGGGCCTTGGATAGAAAATGGGTTTTATTACGACTTTGATATGGAACCTTTGACAGATAAAGATTTGAAGAGAATCAAGAAAGAGATG GACCGAATTATTAGCAAAAATTTTCCCCTTGTAAGAGAAGAAGTTTCAAGAGATGAAGCTCATAGAAGAATATCGGCTTTGAATGAACCATACAAGATGGAGATTTTGGAAGGCATTAAGGAAGAGCCCATCACAATTTATCATATTG GTGAGGAATGGTGGGACCTATGTGCTGGACCTCATGTTGAATCTACTGGAAATATTAATAGAAATGCAGTTGAACTTGAGTCTATTGCCGGTGCTTACTGGAGAGGAGATGAAAAGAAACCAATGCTGCAAAGGATATATGGTACTGCATGGGAGAATGAGGAGCAGTTGAAAGCTTATCTTCACTTCAAAGAAGAAGCTAAACGTCGGGATCATAGGCGCCTAGGGCAAGATCTTGATTTGTTTTCTATACAG GAGGATGCTGGTGGGGGTTTAGTTTTCTGGCACCCAAAGGGTGCTATTGTGAGACACATAATTGAGGATTTTTGGAAAAAAGTTCACATAGAACGTGGTTATGATCTATTGTATACACCACATGTGGCAAAAGCTGATCTTTGGAAGATCAGTGGTCATTTGGACTTCTACAAGGAGAATATGTATGACCAGATGAGCATTGAAGACGAGCTTTATCAACTTCGACCAATGAATTGTCCTTATCATATTTTGGTATACAAAAGGAAGCTTCATTCCTATCGTGAATTTCCTATTAGGGTAGCAGAATTGGGTACTGTTTATAGATATGAACTGTCTGGAAGTTTACACGGCCTTTTCCGCGTTAGAGGCTTCACACAG GATGATGCACACATATTTTGTTTAGAAGACCAGATTAAAGACGAGATCAGGGGTGTTCTGGATCTTACTGAAGAAACGTTATCGCAATTTGGTTTtgataaatatgaaataaatttatcTACACAACCTGAAAAATCTGTGGGAGAAGATGATATATGGGAAAAAGCTACCGCTGCTTTAAAAGAAGCTTTGGATGACAAAGGTTGGGCCTATCAAATTGATGACGGGGGAGGTGCCTTTTATGGGCCAAAGATAGATGTCAAGATTGAGGATGCTCTAGGGAGGAAGTGGCAGTGTTCAACCATACAG gttgattttaatttaccTCAGCGTTTTGACATCACATATGTTGACGCAAATTCTGAAAAAAAGAGACCAATAATGATCCATAGAGCAGTGCTTGGATCCTTGGAAAGATTCTTTGGCGTTCTTATAGAGCATTATGCCGGTGATTTCCCATTATGGCTTTCTCCAGTACAAGCTCGAATTTTACCTGTTACTGATGCCCAG CTTGAATACTGCAAGGATGTGACCAACAAACTGAAAAAATATGGCATCCGAGCTGAGATTTGTCACGGAGAGCGCCTGCCAAAGCTTATAAGAAATgcagaaaaacagaaaataccGTTGATGGCCGTTGTCGGCGCAAAGGAAATTGAAACACAAACTGTTACGGTTAGATCTAGGTTCGGTGGGGAACTTGGAACCATGCCAGTTGATGTTTTTATTAGCAGAATAAAGTTGGCTATAGAAAACACAGCATCACTATGA